In the Cetobacterium ceti genome, AATAATAGGAAGATCAATATTTTCAACTAAAATTTCAATCATATGTTTTGTAAGGAGTCCTCTATTAGATCCAATGGGAGCACCTAGAGGCATAATAGCACTAGCTCCTGCAAGTTGTAATTTTTTAGCAACAATTAAATCGGGATTAATATAGGGCATAACAATAAATCCCTCTTTAGCTAAAACTTCGGTGGCTTTTATGGTTTCTTCATTATCAGGCATTAAATATTTCATATCATTTATAATTTCTATTTTTATAAAATCTCCACATCCGGCAGCTCTTGCAATTCTTGCAATTTTAATAGCTTCTTGAGCATTTCTAGCTCCACTAGTATTAGGAAGTAAAATAGTAGTTTTAGGAATATAATCTAAAATATTTTCAGTATTTCCTGTGAAGTCAACTCTTCTTAATGCAAGGGTGATCATTTCACTTTCACTATTTTCTAACATAGGTTTTATTAAAGAGTAATTTGAAAACTTTCCTGTACCTGTAATTAATCTACTTGTAAAAATTTTGTCCTTAATTTTTAAGCAATCCATTTTATCCTCCTGATACAAATCGTAATATTTCTACCTTATCATTTTCTTTGATAGGAAAATAATATTGGTTTTTTTGTAAAATATCATCATTTAATAAAATAACAGTCCCATCTAAATTTATTTCTAAATTTTTACAAAGAGTAGAAATAGTCAGGGAATTTGTTAATGGAGTTAATTCTCCATTTAAATAAAATTTCATAAATCCTCCAATAAAAAAAGCTGTGCCTTAAGCACAGCTAAAATAAAATCCAAAGAAATTAGCTCTGCTTTCCTCCGCTAGTGTTAACTAGATCAGGTTCAAAGGGTCAGTTAAAAACTTCTCAGCCCGAAGGCTCCCCTAGCAATCATGTACAGAATATATAAAATCTTTTTTTATGTCAAATTAAAAATGCAGGCTGTTCAAGCCCTTTTTTTTCTATAAAATTATTTCTTGAATTCTTCCAACAATACCATTTTCAAGTCTAACTTTAATACCATGAGGATGAGTAGGTGAATTTGTAAGAATATCTTTTACAATTCCTTCTGTTAATTTTCCTGTTCGTTGATCTTCTTTTTTAACTACTAATACTTTAATTCCAGGTTTTACATTTTTCCTGTTTTGTCCATTCATAATATCTCCTTTTATTTTCCTATAATTTCTATTCTATCAAAGAAATAATAGGAAAACAAATAAAAAATAAAAAGAAATCTTTAAAAATCTTGAATAGGATATTAACAATTAAATTAGGGAGGGAGCTATGGAGCTAAAACAATTAATTGAAAAATTAGAGGAAAAATTTAAAATGGAAAAAAATGAAACTGTTTATGAACTTATGACAAAATTAAAAGAATTGGATGTTAAATTAGAGCAAGAGCATGAAAGAGGAAAAGTCATAGAGGAAATTAGAGATAAAAATGATGAAGAACTTATTGAATGGTTTAGAGTAAAGGATATCTAAAAGAAGGAAAGTTTTTTCTTTCTTTTTTTATTTTTTAGCCAAAGAAAGGTTTATAAAGTATAGTTAAAATATAAAAAGAAAAAGGAGGAGTAAAATGCGTTTTGAAATAACTTTTTATTTAGAAAAAAGAGGAATACCCATGGACTATAGAAGTGGATTACTTTCTTTTTTCAAAAAAGCCTTGGAAAATTATGATAAAGATATTTTTCAAATGATATATGGAGTAGGGCAAAAAAAAGATATAACCTTTTCTCCATTTATCTTGTGTGAACAAATTACAAAAACAGAGATTCATTTAAAAAACAATATTTTAAAAGTTTTTTATTCAGTAGAGGATCAACTTTTAGGGTTACATATATTCAATAGCTTTTTAAACATTCGAGAACAAATCTATCCATTTTTCAATAATAAAATTACCTTATTAAAAATAATAAAATTAAAAGAGAAAGAAATAAAAGAGGAAACTGTATTTTTCAAAATAATGTCTCCAGTTATTATAAGAGAACAAATATCTCCTAAAAAAAGTTGGTATTATCTTTTAGATAATAATGGAGTTGATATATTAAAGAAAAATCTTATATATTCTTTAAAAAATAAATTCCCTGAAAAATATTTAGACCAATTAGAAATAGTTCCTCTAGATATAAAGAAAACTATAACAAGTTTTTATGGAATAAAAATGATGGGAAGTTTGGGTATTGTAAAGGTTAAAGGAAAAAAAGAAATCTTAAATTATTTATACAAAAGTGGAATATCTACAAGTAGAAAATCATCAGGATTTGGAATGGTTGATATTTTAGATTAAGGAGGACATATGACTTTAGTTCGTGTAGAACCTTTTGATTGGAGATGGAGTGCATCTATTGTGGGTTTACTAAAATATTTAGAAAACTATAATATAGATTACACCTTAACAGAAGATTATTTAGAATTTGATAAAGAAGAAATTACAGAGGAAAGGTATTATAACTTTGTAGAGCTTTATTTTGAAAATAATATGCATCATAGAACAATTGAAAAAATAATTAAAAATATGGATAATGAAGAATTAAATTCTGAAGAATT is a window encoding:
- a CDS encoding thiazole synthase gives rise to the protein MDCLKIKDKIFTSRLITGTGKFSNYSLIKPMLENSESEMITLALRRVDFTGNTENILDYIPKTTILLPNTSGARNAQEAIKIARIARAAGCGDFIKIEIINDMKYLMPDNEETIKATEVLAKEGFIVMPYINPDLIVAKKLQLAGASAIMPLGAPIGSNRGLLTKHMIEILVENIDLPIIVDAGIGKPSHACEAMEMGVSAVLVDTAIATSEDPVAMGKAFKEAVCAGRRAYLAKLPKENKKAQASSPLTGFLRD
- the thiS gene encoding sulfur carrier protein ThiS, which translates into the protein MKFYLNGELTPLTNSLTISTLCKNLEINLDGTVILLNDDILQKNQYYFPIKENDKVEILRFVSGG
- a CDS encoding YwbE family protein, with protein sequence MNGQNRKNVKPGIKVLVVKKEDQRTGKLTEGIVKDILTNSPTHPHGIKVRLENGIVGRIQEIIL
- the cas6 gene encoding CRISPR-associated endoribonuclease Cas6; amino-acid sequence: MRFEITFYLEKRGIPMDYRSGLLSFFKKALENYDKDIFQMIYGVGQKKDITFSPFILCEQITKTEIHLKNNILKVFYSVEDQLLGLHIFNSFLNIREQIYPFFNNKITLLKIIKLKEKEIKEETVFFKIMSPVIIREQISPKKSWYYLLDNNGVDILKKNLIYSLKNKFPEKYLDQLEIVPLDIKKTITSFYGIKMMGSLGIVKVKGKKEILNYLYKSGISTSRKSSGFGMVDILD